From one Cyprinus carpio isolate SPL01 chromosome B3, ASM1834038v1, whole genome shotgun sequence genomic stretch:
- the LOC122136419 gene encoding interferon-inducible GTPase 5-like translates to MENLDPAVVDVIKESGESTLEKAKAKAKTKFDQFINVSLNIAVTGKTGSGKSYFVNALRGLEDEDDGAAPTGVTETTMEPTMYEHPEMPNVKLWDLPGIGSPNFKAKKYLKDVKFNTYDFFIILTSERFTENDIMLAEEIRKQKKSFYFVRSKIDNDMSSEKKKKGFDEQKVLSKIREDCQKNLKELGNPRVFLISSCNVEKYDFESLQNTLEDELPEHKKYALLQAWPVCSAASLEKKISMFKRMTWAASLASAAVAVVPVPGLSAACDAGMVVLFLTRCYYAFGLDERSLTRLSEKVNKPHLKDLAKSKFVTAIREKALTRLQASAALAAISTVEYLLSLLPGVGSAAAAGISFATTQYLLREGVNDLADTARIIRKEAGLASVH, encoded by the coding sequence ATGGAAAATCTAGACCCTGCTGTTGTTGATGTAATAAAGGAATCGGGCGAGTCCACTCTGGAAAAGgctaaagcaaaagctaaaaccAAATTTGACCAGTTTATTAATGTCTCACTTAACATCGCTGTGACTGGCAAGACAGGATCAGGAAAATCCTACTTTGTAAATGCACTTAGAGGTCTAGAGGATGAAGATGATGGAGCAGCACCTACTGGAGTCACAGAAACTACAATGGAGCCCACCATGTATGAACATCCTGAAATGCCTAATGTGAAGCTCTGGGACCTGCCTGGAATAGGAAGCCCAAACTTCAAAGCAAAAAAATACCTGAAAGACGTCAAGTTTAACACCTATGATTTCTTCATTATCCTTACCTCAGAGAGGTTCACGGAGAATGACATCATGCTGGCTGAAGAAataagaaaacagaagaaaagctTTTACTTTGTTCGTTCCAAGATTGACAATGACATGTcttcagagaaaaagaaaaaaggatttgATGAGCAGAAGGTTCTTTCCAAAATAAGAGAGGATTGTCAGAAAAACCTGAAAGAACTGGGAAACCCCAGAGTGTTCTTGATATCGTCTTGTAATGTGGAGAAATATGATTTTGAATCACTTCAAAACACTCTTGAAGATGAGCTTCCAGAACACAAGAAGTATGCTCTTCTACAAGCCTGGCCAGTGTGTTCTGCTGCATCTCTTGAGAAGAAGATCAGTATGTTTAAACGGATGACCTGGGCTGCATCTCTTGCCTCTGCTGCTGTAGCAGTTGTCCCTGTGCCAGGCCTATCAGCAGCATGTGATGCAGGCATGGTTGTGCTTTTCCTCACAAGGTGCTACTATGCATTTGGTTTGGATGAAAGATCACTGACAAGGCTTTCAGAAAAAGTTAACAAGCCCCACCTGAAAGATCTGGCCAAATCTAAATTTGTTACTGCCATCCGAGAAAAAGCACTGACTAGATTGCAAGCATCTGCTGCGCTCGCTGCCATTTCTACTGTTGAATATTTGTTGAGTCTCCTTCCAGGTGTAGGCAGTGCTGCTGCTGCAGGAATATCCTTCGCTACCACTCAGTACCTCTTGAGAGAAGGAGTAAATGATCTGGCAGATACGGCTCGAATAATCAGAAAAGAAGCTGGGCTTGCTTCTGTTCATTGA